The sequence below is a genomic window from Psychrilyobacter piezotolerans.
AATTATTATAAAAAATCCATATCTGTCTAAGTTCTCGACCATATCTTTTATCACATCTCCTCCCAGACTCCATAAGATCTTAGATCCATCCAAAGGCGGGATAGGCAGGATGTTAAATATCCCTAAAACTAAATTTATCCTGATCAAATAACCTATTGCCATATGAACTATATCATTGCTCATATATAACTCCGGGAAAAATTTAATTATCGTAGCACCTACAAAGGCCAGGGTAAAATTCACTACCACTCCGGCTATAGACACCATGAAAACACTGAGTTCCCCTCTTCTAAAGTTTCGATAGTCTACAGGGACAGGTTTTGCCCACCCTATGACAAAGGATGACCCCATCAAGATAAGTCCGATGGGTAACAACATACCTAAAGGATCTATGTGTTTTATAGGGTTTAGTGTCAAACGTCCCATGACTTTAGCTGTGGAATCTCCATTTAGATAAGCCACCACTCCATGAGCTAATTCATGCAATATGATAGATATCATGAGGACTCCTATCATAATAAGGATCGTTGGTGTTTTTATCAAACGCCCCATCAGAAATACCAACAATAAAACTGCCAAAGTTCCGTAGATAACCTTGGTAGACCTGGGCATATCTCTATTTTCATATTTAAAATTTTCAAAAAAATCTCTCATCTTACCTCCTATTTCCGTTATTATGACACAGAGATTTACTTTCTCTCTGTGACTTTCTTTATCCTTCCTTTTTCATTTATAAAAAATTCATCTCCTACCTTTATCCTTTGCCCTTTCTCAAGTACAGTAGTTTCTGCGCCGGGGTAGGCTTCCTTTAACTCATTATTTTCCATTCCATAGGAGGTCACTATATAATCTAATCTATTTATCCCGCTGTCTTTTAGCAGGAGGATCTCCCTCCTCTCTGGTCTCCTATTCAAAAATAATACCTCATTGGGAGTGCTTCTATAATTCATCCATTTCAAATCTAATTTTTCTATCCTTTGAGGCGGTACTAGAAATATCAACGGTATTATCCCTAAAACTATATACCAGTATTTTCTTATTTTTTCCCTTTCAAATAGGATAAATAATAATATTAGAACATATAGGAAGATATATAATAATAAAGAGATTTTAACATAAAATGCCAAAGTTAAAAAGGGAATTTTAGAAAATATATCTATTATTAAACTCAAGAGTTTATAGAGGTAATATCCAAGGGGCATCAAGATCTTCCCCAGACCTATAAAAGATAATAAAAGGGCTATAAATAAGACCTGAACTGTGACCGTGCCCAGTGGAATCACTATTAAATTTGGTATAAAAGAAAACAAGGGTAAAACTCTAAAATAATATAAAAATATCGGTATCAGGATAAGCTGGATGGAAAAGCTTAATATAAGAAAATCTATAAGTTTTATTTTTTTTAGTTTTTTAGGAATAAATCTTTTTATCTCCCCTTGGATTTTAGGGTATAAAAATAAGATTCCTGCTAAAGCCAGGTAGGACATCTGGTAGGAGATACTCCTAATGGCATAGGGGTTGATAAAACCAGAAACCATAAAAGCCAGCATCAATGCTTTCTTCATCTCCCTTTCCTCATAAAAGATCTTAGCACCTAAATATAGTACTCCCATGATATATGCCCGGAGGACAGAGGGAGTAAACCCTACCCCATAACAATAGGCCGTGAGGATGATTCCGGCCATTGCATATCTGATCTGATAGGGTAATTTTTTTAACAGAACCAGTATGGAAAATATTATTATTCCTATATGCAGCCCTGATATTACAAGGATATGGGAGGTTCCTGTATAGTTAAACTTTTCCCTGACCTCTTGAGATATCCCGTCTTTCCTGCCCAGCAGAACTGCTGCAACAAAATTTTGAAATTCATAGGGAAAGGCGGAGACTAATTTTTCTACCCTGTTATTTAAAAGATCTTTAATTGGAGTTTCTATCTTTTCATCTTTCAAAACCACCAATTCTATCCTGGCATCCTCTATTTTATTTATTCTTCCCAGAACATTATAAGAACCATCCTCTAAAAACTTATCCAAAACAGGATAATAACTGATTTTCAAATGTTTTCCGTCGGTTTTTATTATCTTGGCATTGTCTGAAACCACATCCATCTGAAATTCATAAGTTTTATTTACTCCAAGTTTATCCATGGTTTTCAAACTGTAATTCACATACAAAAATATCGTTATCCCGCTTAACACCAAGGTTAAGATCCTGTCTTTTCTTTTAAAGTAAACTGCCAGGATAAACAAAAGGGAACAAAGTAATCCTTCCCTCCCTCCAAAAAGATTGACCATAGATATAAATATTGCATTTAGGAAAAATATCATATTTATATCCATAAGATCACTCCCTGTTCTAATATTTTACTTGATACAGCTCTAGTTATTCCCAAAGTCAGTTACCAGATGCAGTTCATTGTATAATTAAAACCTTGTTTGCCGTAAACTTTCTCCATATTGATTTCTGCCAGCCTCTCCCTCATTAACCATTAAGACCAGAAACCATATCCAGCCTATCAACGGAATCAATATCACCAGCTGCATCCATCCGCTCTTTCCTATGTCATGCAGCCTTCTTATGGTAACTGCAATTCCCGGGATAAATATAAACAATGAATATATCCCTGAAAGAACTTCATTTCCAGGGGAAATTAGTTGGTCTATTGTAAGCAATGCCATACTTATTGCAAAATTTACCAATACAAACATCCAGTATTCCCTTCTGTCGGATCTGCCGTCAAAATCCTTCCACTGCCTCAATACTTTTAAATAATAATTCATCTGCTCTCCTCCTTTATTAGTTTTGCCTATAATTTACTAAAAATACCTTATTTTCCTTTTCACATCACCCCTATTTTTTTTAAAATTTATAAATCGATCTTTAATAATCTATCTTTCATAGCGTTACAGAACTTTAAAAAAACTTTTACAGCTATTTCGCTGAAGTCTAATAATTTTTTTGTCACGAATAGCACGAATCTTATAAACATTTTTTGACACAGATTTACGCAGATAAAAACTGATTTCCACAGATTAATTTACATCCTGTATTTTTTATTTCTTAATCCGTGTATGCTCTTGCATCCGCGTTCTATTTCTTCGTGATACATTTAAATTTCTTTATTAAATCATATTTAAAATTAAGTTTTCCAGTACACGTTTTTCTACGATTATCTAAATCGAGTATAGCTAAAACTTGATTTAGAATGTCGTTTTTAATAATCCTATATTTTTAGTGTAATTCGTGACTAAGTCTTTTAATATTTTTGGATTATTTCCCTTTGCAGAGTATACTCCTATTAAAAATTAATTTTCAGGGGAGGAAAAAAAGATGTATGAAGGTAAACTGGTACGACTGAGGGAGTATCGAAAGGAAGATATAGAAAAAGCTAAGGAGTTTTTAAATGATTTTGAGGTAAGGAAAAATTTGCAGCCTGCAATACCTTACCCGTATACATTGGAAGACGAGGAAAAGTGGTACAGCGGTATCAGTGCTGTAAAAGATACCTATACCTTTGCCTTGGAAACTCTAGAGGGCAGATATATTGGGGGATGCGGGGTAAATAGTGTCGATTGGAAAAACAGTAAGGCAGTGATCGGAATATTTATAGGAGATAAGGAATACTGGGGTAAAGGATACGGCAGTGATGCCATAAATACCCTGGTTAAATTTATATTTGAAGAGATGAATATCAACAAGATAGCACTGTGTGTCTATTCTTTCAACGAAAGAGCCATCAAATGTTATGAAAAATGCGACTTTACCAGAGAGGGGGTTTTGAGGGAAGAACTTTTCCGACAGGGCAGATATCACGATGAGATATTGATGAGTCTGCTGAGGAAAGAATATAAAAAATAAAAACCCTGCCTAATAATTAGAGAATTCTCCTCTAATTATTAGGCAGGTTTAGGTTTAATTTACACTAAATTTTGATACACCCCTTACTATTACATCTATTAATTCTATTTTTTCATCTAAGATAACCAGGTCTGCTGTATATCCAGCAGCTATCCTTCCATACCTGTTGTCTATATTCACTGCTTTGGCCGGATATAAAGATGCCATCCTCAGAGCTTCTTCTAAAGATACTCCTACATGTTCTACTAAATTCCTGACTCCCTGATCCATGGTCAATACCGACCCGGCTAAATTTCCCTCTTCATTTCGGAGCTGACCATCTTTATGAAAACACCTCTTACCCTCAAACATAAATTCAGGCATATCGGTCCCTGCAGGGG
It includes:
- a CDS encoding site-2 protease family protein, coding for MRDFFENFKYENRDMPRSTKVIYGTLAVLLLVFLMGRLIKTPTILIMIGVLMISIILHELAHGVVAYLNGDSTAKVMGRLTLNPIKHIDPLGMLLPIGLILMGSSFVIGWAKPVPVDYRNFRRGELSVFMVSIAGVVVNFTLAFVGATIIKFFPELYMSNDIVHMAIGYLIRINLVLGIFNILPIPPLDGSKILWSLGGDVIKDMVENLDRYGFFIIIALSYLGILWKIIDPMFGFLVNILNMYIRQG
- a CDS encoding ComEC/Rec2 family competence protein — its product is MDINMIFFLNAIFISMVNLFGGREGLLCSLLFILAVYFKRKDRILTLVLSGITIFLYVNYSLKTMDKLGVNKTYEFQMDVVSDNAKIIKTDGKHLKISYYPVLDKFLEDGSYNVLGRINKIEDARIELVVLKDEKIETPIKDLLNNRVEKLVSAFPYEFQNFVAAVLLGRKDGISQEVREKFNYTGTSHILVISGLHIGIIIFSILVLLKKLPYQIRYAMAGIILTAYCYGVGFTPSVLRAYIMGVLYLGAKIFYEEREMKKALMLAFMVSGFINPYAIRSISYQMSYLALAGILFLYPKIQGEIKRFIPKKLKKIKLIDFLILSFSIQLILIPIFLYYFRVLPLFSFIPNLIVIPLGTVTVQVLFIALLLSFIGLGKILMPLGYYLYKLLSLIIDIFSKIPFLTLAFYVKISLLLYIFLYVLILLFILFEREKIRKYWYIVLGIIPLIFLVPPQRIEKLDLKWMNYRSTPNEVLFLNRRPERREILLLKDSGINRLDYIVTSYGMENNELKEAYPGAETTVLEKGQRIKVGDEFFINEKGRIKKVTERK
- a CDS encoding DUF805 domain-containing protein — its product is MNYYLKVLRQWKDFDGRSDRREYWMFVLVNFAISMALLTIDQLISPGNEVLSGIYSLFIFIPGIAVTIRRLHDIGKSGWMQLVILIPLIGWIWFLVLMVNEGEAGRNQYGESLRQTRF
- a CDS encoding GNAT family N-acetyltransferase: MYEGKLVRLREYRKEDIEKAKEFLNDFEVRKNLQPAIPYPYTLEDEEKWYSGISAVKDTYTFALETLEGRYIGGCGVNSVDWKNSKAVIGIFIGDKEYWGKGYGSDAINTLVKFIFEEMNINKIALCVYSFNERAIKCYEKCDFTREGVLREELFRQGRYHDEILMSLLRKEYKK